From Candidatus Binatia bacterium, a single genomic window includes:
- the lipB gene encoding lipoyl(octanoyl) transferase LipB, translated as RSSRGGDVTYHGPGQMVVYPIIDLKSKLRKDVHRYLRLLERSAIRTLESFGIVAERNPPWTGIWIGGRKIAAIGVAVRRGITYHGLALNVNTDLTYFQRIIPCGLAWSEVTSMAKELGTDQSIEAVKQRFATNLAALFGYSEIKSLANLLDFQAQKGTSYEAREGPRAEAYSSSTLARSGPSAPIKTPASGRLW; from the coding sequence CCGCAGCAGCCGCGGCGGCGACGTTACTTACCACGGTCCGGGCCAGATGGTCGTCTATCCGATTATCGATCTGAAGTCGAAGCTCCGGAAAGACGTGCATCGCTATCTTAGGCTCTTAGAGCGGTCGGCGATTCGAACTCTCGAGAGCTTCGGCATCGTGGCGGAGCGCAATCCTCCCTGGACCGGAATTTGGATCGGCGGGAGAAAGATCGCGGCGATCGGCGTAGCGGTTCGGCGAGGGATTACTTACCATGGCCTCGCGCTCAACGTGAACACGGATCTGACGTACTTTCAGCGGATTATTCCATGCGGCCTTGCCTGGTCTGAAGTGACTTCGATGGCTAAAGAACTAGGTACAGACCAAAGTATCGAAGCTGTTAAGCAGCGATTCGCCACGAATCTCGCCGCCCTCTTCGGATATTCCGAAATTAAATCGCTCGCGAACTTACTTGATTTTCAGGCTCAAAAAGGCACCAGCTACGAGGCGCGTGAAGGTCCGCGAGCGGAGGCGTACTCTTCTAGTACGTTGGCGCGAAGCGGACCGAGCGCGCCTATTAAAACGCCTGCCAGTGGCAGGCTATGGTAG